The following are encoded together in the Acidobacteriota bacterium genome:
- a CDS encoding DUF885 family protein, translated as MKRNRSLLVALVVILAGFALYLLLSNGPGDDPAEAGSTQTVASTDYADLVSLFGDFRSFQQAGTGNIQSYSQSGWILSNLDATPDFSADAMAEKYRELGTFQERLKSIDPTGWPVSEQVDYHLVRAEMNGYEFQHRVLNPWSTDPGFYNDVIATFAWVAEPPLQANEVADLQARLRSVPDLVQQAKENLQDFSLIAADLATLAVLSIGDTRSSYESLAKGLRIHHPELVADVGPALTALDDYEDWIRSNEHRMTGTTGVGKENYNWLLRNVYLFPYTWEDIRTIVELEDNRVITFQRLEENRNRDVPPLVPVGSQVEYREGIEEAVDHVMDFLREEEIFTVHDFLVPDDYFDSRLYGKGYSLEDPWPETHDYFFNFSHREAVMENTHELVGHHFDMLRAERDDRPIRGGERPYKISTARDEGLAFALEELLMHAGYLDGRNPHGREVTYEQAAFRTVRALSDIYMHSGDWSLEEATQFCIDNAPHGELLEGSHHLWFELDTTLRGVGHHMLMVLGKVQFMKLMRDRANQLGDDFVLREFLDEVYAAGQIPWSLTRWEMTGYDDEVSRLW; from the coding sequence CCGGCGGAAGCCGGGTCAACTCAGACAGTCGCGAGCACCGACTACGCGGATCTGGTCTCCCTCTTCGGGGACTTTCGGTCCTTCCAGCAAGCGGGAACCGGCAACATCCAGTCCTATTCGCAGAGCGGCTGGATCCTGTCCAACCTCGACGCGACGCCGGACTTCTCCGCCGATGCAATGGCGGAGAAGTACCGTGAACTGGGGACGTTTCAGGAGAGGTTGAAGTCGATCGATCCGACGGGCTGGCCGGTCTCAGAACAGGTCGACTACCACCTTGTCCGGGCGGAGATGAACGGCTACGAGTTCCAGCACCGGGTTCTCAACCCATGGTCCACGGATCCCGGCTTCTACAACGACGTCATCGCCACGTTCGCCTGGGTAGCTGAACCGCCCCTCCAGGCGAACGAGGTCGCGGATCTGCAAGCAAGGCTCAGATCGGTACCCGATCTGGTGCAGCAGGCGAAAGAGAATCTTCAGGACTTCTCGCTGATCGCCGCGGACCTGGCCACTCTGGCGGTTCTCTCCATCGGAGACACCAGATCGTCCTATGAATCGCTCGCGAAGGGCCTGAGGATTCACCATCCGGAACTCGTGGCGGACGTCGGCCCGGCGCTGACCGCTCTCGACGACTATGAGGACTGGATACGGTCCAACGAGCACCGGATGACGGGCACGACCGGGGTAGGCAAGGAGAACTACAACTGGCTGCTCAGGAACGTCTATCTGTTTCCCTATACCTGGGAGGATATTCGTACGATCGTCGAACTCGAGGATAATCGCGTGATCACCTTTCAGCGACTGGAAGAGAACCGGAATCGCGACGTTCCACCCCTCGTACCCGTCGGGTCACAGGTCGAGTACAGGGAAGGCATCGAAGAAGCAGTCGATCACGTCATGGACTTCCTGCGCGAGGAGGAGATCTTCACTGTGCACGACTTCCTCGTGCCGGATGACTACTTCGACTCGCGGCTCTACGGAAAGGGGTACTCCCTGGAGGATCCCTGGCCCGAGACCCACGACTACTTCTTCAATTTCTCCCACCGGGAAGCCGTCATGGAGAACACCCATGAGCTGGTCGGCCATCATTTCGACATGCTCAGGGCGGAGCGCGACGATCGGCCGATCCGTGGCGGCGAGCGGCCGTACAAGATCTCGACAGCTCGCGACGAGGGCCTTGCGTTTGCCCTCGAAGAACTGCTGATGCATGCGGGCTACCTGGACGGGCGCAATCCCCACGGCAGGGAAGTCACCTATGAACAGGCGGCTTTCCGTACCGTGCGCGCACTCTCCGACATCTACATGCACAGCGGCGACTGGAGTCTGGAAGAAGCGACGCAGTTCTGCATCGACAACGCGCCGCATGGCGAGTTGCTGGAGGGCAGCCACCATCTCTGGTTCGAGCTGGATACGACTCTGCGCGGCGTGGGGCATCACATGCTGATGGTCCTGGGGAAGGTCCAGTTCATGAAGCTGATGCGAGACCGCGCCAATCAACTTGGCGACGACTTCGTCCTGCGGGAGTTCCTGGACGAGGTCTACGCGGCGGGCCAGATCCCCTGGTCGCTCACTCGGTGGGAGATGACCGGCTACGACGACGAGGTCTCACGACTCTGGTAG
- a CDS encoding alpha/beta hydrolase — translation MSRPKRWEVPKPLATAEAHMADGSRIVLRRHGNPRGPRLVISHCNGFAADAYYPFWSLLTDRFDVVLFDLRNHGWNPVGRGEDHHVGTFVEDHATIAQAIDRHLGNKPKIGVFHSVSAQSALIQASRESAYSALVLFDPVVCPPGCRPEDVEKVDKVLGQLGQAALKRRERFASLEEFMERVLRSPGFQLLCPGAPELIARATLRPAADGDGYELCCPREYEARVSLEGPRWARAADLSRVSCPVKIVGSDPTVPFSFLPTVDLREILALDYDFVPDTTHLLQLEMPAECVAAMMPFVERCLTEAS, via the coding sequence ATGAGCCGACCGAAACGCTGGGAAGTGCCGAAGCCCCTGGCCACGGCCGAGGCCCACATGGCCGATGGCAGCCGCATCGTTCTCAGGCGGCACGGCAACCCCAGGGGCCCCAGGCTCGTCATCAGCCACTGCAACGGGTTCGCCGCCGACGCCTACTACCCCTTCTGGTCGCTGCTCACGGACAGGTTCGACGTCGTCCTGTTCGACCTCCGCAACCACGGCTGGAACCCGGTCGGCCGCGGCGAAGATCACCACGTCGGCACGTTCGTCGAAGACCACGCGACGATCGCGCAGGCGATCGACCGCCACTTAGGCAACAAGCCGAAGATCGGCGTGTTCCACTCCGTCTCGGCCCAATCGGCGCTGATCCAAGCCAGTCGTGAGTCGGCCTACTCGGCCCTGGTTCTCTTCGACCCGGTCGTCTGCCCGCCAGGCTGCCGGCCCGAGGATGTCGAGAAGGTGGACAAAGTGCTCGGCCAACTGGGCCAGGCCGCCCTGAAGCGTCGCGAACGCTTCGCGAGCCTCGAGGAGTTCATGGAGCGCGTCCTTCGCTCGCCCGGGTTCCAGCTTCTCTGCCCCGGAGCGCCCGAACTCATCGCGCGCGCCACGCTGCGGCCGGCCGCGGACGGCGACGGATACGAACTGTGCTGCCCGCGAGAGTACGAAGCGAGGGTTTCCCTGGAAGGCCCGCGATGGGCGAGAGCAGCGGACCTGAGCCGCGTCTCATGCCCCGTGAAGATCGTCGGCTCCGACCCCACGGTGCCTTTCTCGTTTCTCCCCACCGTGGACCTCAGGGAGATCCTGGCCCTCGACTACGACTTCGTGCCGGACACGACGCACCTCCTCCAGCTCGAAATGCCAGCAGAGTGTGTCGCTGCGATGATGCCGTTCGTGGAGCGATGCCTCACGGAGGCTTCCTGA
- a CDS encoding PIN domain-containing protein, with protein MSRLLLDSTVLIDALRGRRAASQVAALRREGTEPWVCVISVDEVWRGIRPGEELAARRLFRGLRLAPLGKAQGMMAGRWRREFAERGVTLHQADCLIAAAAAGVGAALATANVRDYPMAAVEVREWPAG; from the coding sequence TTGAGCCGCCTGCTGCTCGACTCGACCGTACTCATTGACGCTCTCCGAGGCCGCCGGGCGGCTTCGCAGGTGGCGGCCCTGCGCCGCGAAGGCACCGAGCCGTGGGTATGTGTCATCTCGGTGGACGAAGTGTGGCGCGGAATTCGACCCGGCGAGGAGCTGGCGGCGAGGCGGCTGTTCCGGGGCCTTCGTCTCGCTCCCCTGGGCAAGGCCCAAGGCATGATGGCCGGCCGTTGGCGCCGGGAGTTCGCCGAGAGAGGCGTAACCCTGCACCAGGCGGACTGCCTGATCGCCGCGGCTGCCGCTGGGGTGGGAGCCGCGTTGGCCACGGCCAACGTGCGGGACTACCCGATGGCGGCGGTCGAGGTCAGGGAGTGGCCGGCGGGCTAG
- a CDS encoding outer membrane beta-barrel protein yields the protein MPRFLVLSLNVCLLGAAGAAGAQQDRGFYVAFEAGLVDASTLEASISGADHPTRCDVLLYADPAMAPTGDPACSGPGSSPTVTNRFDLGSRFTGSLGIGYDLGSLRVEVEHTARQHDGGTIYFLSTTGDPTFDNKMSEWSPVDPPSVTVSDFDSRELFVNAYWDFDNSTSWTPFVGLGVGQARASLRYSTRLLRKTLAQGYQDIDPPLTLADRPAAAAGTISLFDSEFSDTLSGYQVIAGLEHALGDSASFTIKARWTRFDEFSGRDLWKVVRSHEPVQADGTTPFTSDLGFDGIGYVGVSAGLRYRF from the coding sequence GTGCCACGATTCCTCGTCCTTTCTCTCAACGTCTGCCTCCTCGGCGCCGCCGGAGCCGCAGGCGCCCAGCAGGACCGCGGCTTCTACGTCGCCTTCGAGGCCGGCCTGGTGGACGCCTCCACTCTGGAGGCCTCCATCTCGGGCGCCGACCATCCGACGAGGTGCGACGTCCTGCTCTACGCCGATCCGGCCATGGCGCCGACCGGCGACCCCGCGTGCAGCGGACCGGGTTCGTCGCCCACCGTCACCAATCGTTTCGACCTGGGTTCCCGGTTCACCGGCAGCCTCGGCATCGGATACGACCTGGGCAGCCTGCGCGTCGAGGTGGAGCACACGGCCCGGCAGCACGACGGCGGCACGATCTACTTCCTGTCGACGACCGGAGACCCGACCTTCGACAACAAGATGTCCGAGTGGAGTCCCGTCGATCCTCCCAGCGTGACCGTCTCGGACTTCGACTCCCGCGAGCTCTTCGTCAACGCCTATTGGGACTTCGACAACTCCACGTCCTGGACCCCCTTCGTCGGCCTGGGCGTCGGCCAGGCCCGCGCGAGCCTCCGCTACAGCACCCGCCTCCTGCGCAAGACGCTCGCACAGGGCTACCAGGACATCGATCCGCCGCTTACTCTCGCCGACCGTCCAGCGGCGGCCGCCGGCACGATCAGCCTGTTCGACAGCGAGTTCAGCGACACCCTCTCCGGCTACCAGGTCATCGCCGGTCTGGAACACGCCCTGGGCGACAGCGCATCGTTCACGATCAAGGCGCGATGGACCCGGTTCGACGAGTTCAGCGGACGCGACCTGTGGAAGGTGGTCCGGAGCCACGAACCCGTTCAGGCGGACGGCACGACGCCGTTCACGAGCGACCTGGGGTTCGATGGCATCGGGTATGTGGGGGTGTCGGCGGGGTTGCGGTACCGGTTCTGA
- a CDS encoding class I SAM-dependent methyltransferase, producing the protein MPKLYAEIAPWWPLISPPNEYEEEAGIYLRHLLEASDGTPGTALELGSGGGHNASHLKAHFEMTLVDLSPGMLAMSRDLNPECRHIEGDMRTVRLDRTFDCVFIHDAIDYMTTLEDLRAAIETAWVHCRPGGAALFAPDHLRENFQPSTDCGGCDGEERSAHYLENTWDPDPGDTMITTDYAFVLRKADGSVEVVHDRHVTGLFRRSDWLDLLADVGFDAEAVPCDHSEIEPGEYELFVCKRE; encoded by the coding sequence TTGCCCAAGCTCTACGCCGAGATCGCGCCCTGGTGGCCGCTGATCTCACCGCCCAACGAGTACGAGGAAGAAGCCGGCATCTACCTCCGCCACCTGCTCGAAGCCTCTGACGGCACGCCCGGAACCGCCCTCGAACTCGGCAGCGGCGGCGGCCACAACGCCTCCCACCTCAAGGCGCACTTCGAGATGACCCTCGTCGACCTGTCCCCGGGGATGCTGGCGATGAGCCGGGACCTCAACCCCGAGTGCCGGCACATCGAGGGCGACATGCGAACGGTCCGCCTCGACCGGACGTTCGACTGCGTCTTCATCCACGACGCGATCGACTACATGACGACGCTCGAGGACCTGCGAGCCGCCATCGAGACGGCCTGGGTCCACTGCCGGCCCGGAGGCGCCGCCCTCTTCGCGCCCGACCACCTGCGGGAGAACTTCCAGCCCAGTACAGACTGCGGCGGTTGCGACGGCGAGGAGAGAAGCGCCCACTACCTCGAGAACACCTGGGACCCGGACCCCGGGGACACGATGATCACGACGGACTACGCCTTCGTGCTGCGCAAGGCAGACGGCAGCGTCGAAGTCGTGCACGACCGGCACGTCACCGGCCTGTTCCGCCGCTCCGACTGGCTCGACCTCCTGGCCGACGTGGGATTCGACGCAGAAGCGGTGCCCTGCGACCATTCGGAGATCGAGCCGGGCGAGTACGAGTTGTTCGTCTGCAAGCGGGAGTAG
- a CDS encoding GPP34 family phosphoprotein, with protein sequence MRHTPLHLHEELLLLALHDTKGTLGGAHTSIGLGGAIAAELLLRERIRIDESRRWRKLVEVREVRRTEDSILNECLKRIRDAKRRASIQTWITRFSSMKKLHHRVAEQLCARRILRADEQEILLIFKRRVFPEIDPGPEREIIERLRTAIFSDYREVEPRTVVLTALAHAVGLLNPTFGRRELRPRRQRIKSLTKGDLIGKATSNAVEAAQAAVAAAAVMPAIIAASTSSNSG encoded by the coding sequence ATGCGCCACACCCCCCTCCACCTCCACGAAGAGCTGCTGCTTCTCGCCCTGCACGACACGAAGGGCACCCTGGGCGGCGCCCACACGAGCATCGGACTCGGCGGCGCGATCGCCGCCGAGCTCCTGCTCCGGGAGCGCATCCGCATCGACGAGTCGCGCCGCTGGCGCAAGCTCGTCGAGGTCCGCGAGGTCCGCCGCACCGAAGACTCCATCCTCAACGAGTGCCTGAAGAGAATCCGGGACGCCAAACGGCGCGCCTCGATCCAGACCTGGATCACGCGCTTCTCCTCCATGAAGAAGCTCCACCACCGGGTCGCCGAACAACTCTGCGCCCGCCGCATCCTGAGGGCGGATGAGCAGGAGATCCTCCTCATCTTCAAGCGACGCGTCTTCCCGGAAATCGACCCGGGCCCGGAGCGGGAGATCATCGAGCGCCTGCGGACGGCGATTTTCAGCGACTATCGTGAAGTCGAGCCCCGGACGGTCGTCCTGACCGCGCTGGCGCACGCGGTGGGGCTGCTCAACCCGACCTTCGGCCGCCGGGAACTGAGGCCCCGCAGGCAGCGCATCAAGAGCCTCACCAAGGGCGATCTGATCGGCAAGGCCACCTCCAACGCCGTCGAAGCCGCGCAAGCCGCCGTCGCCGCGGCCGCCGTCATGCCCGCCATCATCGCCGCCTCGACCTCCTCGAACTCGGGCTGA
- a CDS encoding glycoside hydrolase family 15 protein, with translation MTSGDTRPLDAGVIGNCGFGALIDPRGRICWACLPHFDGDPVFHSLLGGKGDEDGDPEAGGFFDILLEGFRESEQQYLENTAILVTTLRDGNGAAVRITDFAPRFEQFGRSFRPTMIVRTIERLSGEPRIRIRLRPRFDYGARRPEVTRGSNHVRYVGPALTLRLTTDAPVSLISDEISFVLEQPLTLLLGPDESLTEPVDSVAREFRSRTETWWREFVRHLAVPFEWQEAVIRAAITLQLCSFEETGAVLAAMTTSIPEAPDSGRNWDYRFCWLRDSHFVVQALNRLGATRTMEGYLGYITNLAAAAEGGVLQPVYGIKFERELTERTIGGLPGYRGMPPVRVGNDAWRQLQNDSYGSAILSVTQSFFDRRLVKPGNRRVFGWLEQLGDQAVALFDQPDAGLWEFRQRSAVHTFSSVMCWAACDRLARIARALGLSDRQRHWTNRAEAIRSHVLRHAETEGGGLAATLDGEGIDASLLLLHDLGFLDAADPCFAATVESVEPLRSGSNFFRYREDDFGAPATSFAVCSFWYIDAINALGRREEARELFQEMLERRNPVGLLSEDLDPETGELWGNFPQTYSMVGLINSALRLSRPWSEAF, from the coding sequence ATGACGAGCGGTGACACGCGGCCGCTCGACGCCGGCGTGATCGGCAACTGCGGGTTCGGGGCGCTGATCGACCCGCGCGGTCGCATCTGCTGGGCCTGTCTGCCCCACTTCGACGGCGATCCCGTCTTCCATTCCCTCCTCGGCGGCAAGGGCGACGAGGACGGCGATCCCGAAGCCGGCGGCTTCTTCGACATCCTGCTCGAGGGGTTCCGCGAGAGCGAGCAGCAGTACCTGGAGAACACCGCGATCCTGGTGACGACGCTTCGCGACGGCAACGGCGCCGCGGTGCGGATCACAGACTTCGCGCCTCGCTTCGAGCAGTTCGGCCGCTCCTTCCGGCCGACGATGATTGTCCGCACGATCGAGCGGCTCTCCGGGGAGCCGCGCATCCGAATTCGACTGCGGCCACGGTTCGACTACGGCGCGCGTCGCCCCGAGGTAACCCGCGGCAGCAACCACGTCCGGTACGTCGGACCGGCCCTGACGCTTCGCTTGACCACCGATGCGCCGGTCTCCCTGATCAGCGACGAGATCTCCTTCGTCCTGGAGCAGCCGCTCACCCTGCTGCTAGGGCCGGACGAGAGCCTGACCGAGCCCGTCGACTCCGTGGCGCGCGAGTTCCGGAGCCGGACGGAGACCTGGTGGCGCGAGTTCGTGCGCCATCTGGCCGTGCCCTTCGAGTGGCAGGAGGCGGTGATCCGCGCCGCCATCACGCTCCAGCTCTGCAGTTTCGAAGAGACCGGGGCCGTGCTCGCGGCGATGACCACGTCGATCCCCGAAGCGCCGGACAGCGGCCGCAACTGGGACTACCGCTTCTGCTGGCTGCGGGACTCCCACTTCGTCGTCCAGGCGCTCAACCGCCTGGGCGCCACGCGGACGATGGAGGGCTACCTCGGCTACATCACGAACCTCGCCGCGGCCGCCGAGGGCGGCGTGCTGCAGCCGGTCTACGGCATCAAGTTCGAGCGCGAACTCACCGAGCGCACGATAGGCGGCCTGCCTGGCTACCGCGGCATGCCGCCGGTGCGGGTCGGCAACGACGCCTGGCGTCAGCTCCAGAACGACAGCTACGGCAGCGCGATCCTCTCCGTCACCCAGAGCTTCTTCGACCGACGGCTCGTCAAGCCCGGCAACCGCCGCGTGTTCGGCTGGCTGGAGCAACTCGGCGACCAGGCCGTGGCCCTGTTCGACCAGCCCGACGCCGGCCTCTGGGAGTTCCGGCAACGAAGCGCCGTCCACACCTTTTCCAGCGTCATGTGCTGGGCCGCCTGCGACCGCCTGGCCCGCATCGCGAGGGCGCTCGGCCTGAGCGACCGTCAAAGGCACTGGACGAACCGGGCCGAGGCGATCCGTTCGCACGTTCTCCGACACGCCGAGACCGAAGGCGGCGGCCTTGCCGCGACGCTGGACGGCGAGGGCATCGACGCCAGCCTGCTCCTGCTCCACGACCTGGGCTTCCTCGACGCCGCCGACCCCTGCTTCGCGGCCACGGTCGAGTCCGTCGAGCCGCTGCGCTCCGGCAGCAACTTCTTCCGCTACCGGGAGGACGACTTCGGCGCCCCGGCCACTTCCTTCGCCGTCTGCAGCTTCTGGTACATCGACGCGATCAACGCCCTCGGCCGCCGCGAGGAGGCCCGCGAACTGTTCCAGGAGATGCTCGAACGCCGCAACCCGGTGGGACTTCTCTCCGAGGACCTCGACCCGGAGACCGGCGAACTCTGGGGCAACTTCCCCCAGACCTACTCGATGGTCGGCCTGATCAACTCGGCGCTGCGGCTCAGCCGGCCGTGGAGCGAGGCCTTCTAG
- the otsB gene encoding trehalose-phosphatase encodes MNQRAHPPRTAWTLLETGSGAPPPHSWALFLDVDGTLIEIAEAPDAVHVDEGVASLLARLSDSLDGALALASGRSLDVLDSFFEPLALPAAGLHGLERRSAAGAVSRSDGSAALEPARRDLERFVNEHPGTLLEDKSATLALHYRRAAAAEAPAREAMERVRAALGSGYRVQEGKMVLELKPHCPNKRTVVEDFMAEAPFRGRAPVFIGDDITDEEGFDAAQSGGGAAIVVGLEPDGSRESVARHGLGGVRELHRWLEALRERLASP; translated from the coding sequence GTGAACCAGAGAGCGCATCCGCCACGCACCGCCTGGACCCTCCTGGAAACCGGCTCCGGCGCGCCGCCGCCACACTCCTGGGCCCTGTTCCTGGACGTGGACGGCACGCTGATCGAGATCGCCGAGGCGCCCGACGCGGTTCATGTCGACGAGGGCGTCGCCAGCCTGCTGGCTCGCCTCAGCGACAGCCTCGATGGTGCCTTGGCGCTGGCGAGCGGCCGGTCGCTCGACGTCCTCGACAGCTTCTTCGAGCCGCTGGCCCTTCCGGCAGCGGGCCTGCACGGCCTGGAGCGGCGGTCGGCGGCCGGCGCGGTCAGCCGGAGCGACGGCTCGGCCGCCCTCGAGCCGGCGCGCCGCGACCTCGAGCGCTTCGTCAACGAGCATCCGGGCACCCTCCTGGAAGACAAGTCGGCGACCCTGGCGCTCCACTACCGCCGCGCCGCCGCCGCCGAGGCCCCGGCTCGCGAGGCGATGGAGCGGGTGCGCGCCGCACTCGGTTCGGGCTACCGTGTGCAAGAGGGCAAGATGGTGCTCGAACTCAAGCCTCACTGCCCGAACAAGCGGACGGTGGTCGAGGACTTCATGGCCGAAGCGCCGTTCCGCGGCCGCGCGCCGGTGTTCATCGGCGACGACATCACCGACGAGGAGGGGTTCGACGCCGCCCAGAGCGGCGGCGGCGCCGCCATCGTCGTCGGCCTGGAGCCGGACGGCAGCCGCGAAAGCGTCGCCAGGCACGGTCTGGGCGGCGTGCGGGAGCTGCACCGCTGGCTGGAGGCGCTGCGCGAGCGGCTGGCGAGCCCATGA